One window of the Taeniopygia guttata chromosome W, bTaeGut7.mat, whole genome shotgun sequence genome contains the following:
- the LOC115492298 gene encoding alpha-ketoglutarate dehydrogenase component 4, with the protein MGSKMAAATRVVQVVKPHTPLIKFPDRKSSPRPKILESLQTSMPSLGASKAQESVGGRSPGFQNISPVSRLQGIPDTSESMRTLPQKYRRKLMSDEEIEYIQRGGPE; encoded by the exons ATGGGCAGTAAGATGGCGGCTGCCACTAGAGTGGTACAG GTAGTCAAGCCACATACTCCCTTAATAAAGTTCCCAGACAGAAAAAGTAGTCCCAGACCTAAAA TACTGGAATCTCTACAAACAAGTATGCCATCTCTTGGTGCTTCAAAAGCACAGGAGTCTGTAGGAGGCAGATCACCaggatttcaaaatatttcacctGTTAGTAGACTACAAGGTATACCAGACACTTCTGAATCAATGAGAACCTTACCTCAGAAATACAGACGAAAGCTAATGTCAGATGAAGAGATTGAATATATTCAA CGCGGAGGTCCAGAATAA